Genomic segment of Melospiza melodia melodia isolate bMelMel2 chromosome 13, bMelMel2.pri, whole genome shotgun sequence:
TAGAATTTAATGAGACACTTTTTATGTGTAGTACTATGGCTAGGGGTTTTTATAACTTATTAAATGAATTAATTCATTAATGCAGCTAATGGAATAATTTGCTTTATGCAAATCCATAGCGGTCAAAGTAGTAGCAAGTTGTGAAAAGCTCAGTTTCACTGTGGAATTCTGCCAGCCCATTCTCTTGATTTTTTTGGCTACTGGTGTGGCTCTTCAGGAGCTGAGCATTTTGAAGCCCCATTCCCAGTTGCCTTTCTCCCTGTTGAGATTGATTCTTGACTGCCTGGAAGCCTGGGGATGCTGTTTTGCAGATCATGCTTCCTGGCCTTTGTGATAAGCTTGGAGTTTCCCTAATACCCAGATTTTGCTGTAATCTGCCAAGTAGAGCATTTCTGAGCCAAAGGCTCCCAGGCTTTTTGGCCTCAAGGAATTACCTGGTTTTGATGGCTTGTTGCATTTTTTGGATTTGCTTTGTTAAGGTATTTTAGTTCTACATTAGTCCTTTTGCCACATGCAACTACTGACCAAGTTTGCATTCTTGCTGAGACTGACTTAATATGTAGTGAGGAAAAGAGGCTACAGGGTTTCTCTTTCTGTTGGTACCACAAGGGATTCAGTAGCTGTGCCTCAGATACCAAGACCATTTGGTCAGTTCAGGTTTGTTGGAGCAGTCCTAACCTCATTCCAGAAAAAATGGTTaaaaactgtggggttttttgtggttttcttaGGTCAGGTTGTCATCTTGGTCATATGGCTATGTCCCATCATAGGTACAGAAGTGTGGATGTTCTGTATGGAACTGGACACACAAACAAAGTCAAGTGCAGATGTTTTGATTGGTTCCTATACCTGCTGCTCTTTTGCCTAATTCAGGTTTTCCTGGGCTGGAATTATGTAATTAAATATGTTGGTGAATGGCATCACAGTGCAAAGGTCTGATGAGGAGTGTCGTCATATCAGGTCACCTTTTCCATTAACAGGTCACATCTCATTGCTTTTTAGGTAGCATGTCCTTTGTGTATTTAAACACTGAGCTGTGAGTGATTTGGAGAAGGCAGCTGTGCCCTGGTGCATTGAATGTTTGCAGGTTCTGTGCCTGGACTGACCATGTTGCTCCACTGGATTATTTCCTTCTCACTTTTCCTCACCCTCTGTGTTGGGTGTTCATTTATGATGCCTGTGCCCTTGCCTGTAATTCAGCCATTAAATATTGACACTATTTTATATCCTGTCTTGTCTTTTACTGCCAGAAGGGCTTCCACACTACAACAAAGATAGAGAAGTGTCACATATAAAAGATTTCTTAAAAggaaacctttttttttgtttccccctTCCTGATTTTCTGTGTTATTAAGAACCAAGCTGCTATGTTTAATCTCTAATtgtattttttcccaaaaaaatgtTCCTCCTATTCTTGTTCAGCTACCATCTCTGTGAAAGTAAAGCTCTTATTTTAAAGGATTAAGATGTGTGATAGAACTCCAGAGAGAGCAGAATTTATTTGCTATATATACAATTAGTTTGTCTATTAAACTTTTTGCATTTTTAGAATTAAGCTGATGAGAaatatctgggttttttttcatcttCTTACTGCTACTGCAAAATACCAGGCATGGAATAAGTTTCAAGGCTCTAGTTTTACTCTTGTTATTAATCCTTAAGAAAATTATGTATTATCTGCAGTTGTTGCAAACTTTTTTGTGTAGTCTATGCAATGATTAGAAATGTGTGTGGCATCAAGTAATGTACAAATTGTATCAGCAGAGTGTTTTATCATCACTCCATTGTTTGCTAAGTGTATGTCCATGTGGATGGAGAGGTATAATAGACAATAAGTAGCAATATCTTCTTTCCAGTAGTTCTGATTACAGAATGGGGGAAATATCACTAGTTCATATTATGGCATTTGGCAGAATAACAGTCAAACAAAAAATTCCTTTATTTATCCAAAGTAACACTTTTTTTCAGACATTAATTGAATTGAAAATTGCCCTGATTATCTCAGAGTCCTCTGTTATCCGAGCATACTCAATATCCTGTATTCCCCTTGGATAATTGAAGTTTGACTTTACACTATTTTTAATGAGGTATAAGATTTAACTCATTTGCCTATAGTTCACATTTCAAGATGGATCAAAGGAACCCAAATTGATGAATGTATAATTAAAATCACATTTATTTCTCTCCATGATTTCACTGCAAATACCACGCTGTTGATGAAAACACTTTTATAAGTGGTTGTGCGCATCAAATGCATCAGCACAACTTGCTGCAGCTAATCCTCCCTCTGAAGGAAAAACCTCTACACTTGTGTGTCTCAGTGCACAGTAAATAATGGTGAGCTGGCCACGTTTGTACAGTGCAGTGATGTTTTTTGTCGTTCTTTGCCCAGGATGGGTTGATCCTGGAGAACATGCACGACGTGCCGTACACGGTGAGCCCGGGCCCGGAGGTCACCGCAGCCATGGCCGTGATCGGTGCTGCTGTGAGACAGAGCTGTCCCCACGTCCCTCTGGGTGTGCAGGTGCTCTGTGCTGCCAACCAGCAGGCAATAGCCATTGCTCTGGCTGCAGGTAATGCAAAGGGCTCCTCAGGtactgctgctgttgctgtggcATTCGCTCTCCACAAGCTGGCGTGGATACCGTGGAAAGCTGAGTGTGCCCTGAAACAGCAGCAGTTGGGTACTGAGAATGATGCCTGCTTGCTTAGAGTGGGTGATGCTTGTGCACTGCTTCAGCTGGAGCCTGCTAAAGGCTGCCACCACGGCTTTCTGGGTGAAACCTGTCTAAATGTAATCATTAGTTTAAATCTGCTGGTGTCTAAAAACCCCCTTTGGTGTAACTCTTATTTcaattatatgttatatatattcatatgttatatatatatatatatatatatatatatatttcagttatattatatataatatatgtagtttatatatatatttaacccATGGGGGTTAAGCATCCTGTTTCAGCATCTCTTTATATGTTGTTGCTGCTACTGTTGTCCATGAAAATGTAAGTTTTCGTTGTCTGTGAATGAGTAGAATGAAACTTTTGATATAATGATAAAAATTGAGTGTATAGATAGCCAAAGTACTTAAAATTAAATTGCCTTTGGGGGAATTAAATATAAATTAATCTATCTTTATTACATGAATCCAAGACTTGGCTAAACTTCCTGCTCTTACTGTTTGCTGAAGCAATTTTAGTTTTTCATATGTAACCCTCCCTGATGTAAAGGTATAGGCTGGCTTAATATGGAAAGCCTGTGCTTCCTAAATTCACAAAATGAGGGTTAATGCATGTTTTTGCCCAAATTGACTGTCATTATGGTAAGGCTGTACATTTTTGCATGTACAAATTTCACAGAACCAGCTAGAAGATGCTGGTGTTCAGTGAAAGCCATACTTCAGGTACAACCATGCAGGCTAACCTATCTGCAGTGGCAGTTTAAATTATGCCTAATATGTTCCAAAAGCTTTAAATTCTTGTTAATAGATGTCTTTTGAACTGGCATTTGTTTGGTGAGCTTTAAAATCAGATGTTGCCATTTTCAAAGTATCTAGCCACTTGACAAATTGGGAAAACCTAATTTTTATTGTTGCATTTGAACCTATATGAAAATCTCAAATAAAAATGGTAACAGAAACCAGTTTTAGTTTTTAGAGATTACTGCATGTGGGCCATTTGAGGTGCATTGGTATTTAAAAAAATAGCACATGCCCTATTTTTAAAAGCAATCCTTTGAGGAGCAAAAAATCATCACTAAATAAGGGATATGGTCTGGGAACAATGAATTTCTCTTCTTTGCAATTATTAATGAAAAGGAGAATTCCTGGAGGGCTTGGGTTTTGCTCAGCTCCACTCCTGTTCTGCACTATTTCCTCTGTAACTGTGGAACACCAACCAGGAAGGGCCTGTGTTTAATGCATTTCATTGCACTTCTCTCAAAATTATTGTCTCAAGTTCACTGAACAGGGAAGCAAAAAGAAAATCACTTTAAGCAAAACCATAGTAAAATGGGTGCTACTTTGTAGGTAGCAAATCTTTAAACAGCTTTTCTGTAGCAACTTAGTGGTGGCTTTAATGTCAATATAATTTTGATAGGTAATTATTAACAAGGCAAATCCTGTATGCTCTCACTACAAAAATAATTTGTTGAAGGTGTTCTAGCTAAAAACCATATGTAGCATCCTCTGCCTGCTATACAGtaatttcattttccctgtggagATCTTTTGTAGGAATAACTGTTCTTAAGAGAACCACACAGGGAATTCATAACTGGTCTCTAGGAGAAGGTAATGATTTTATTTGATAAAGGGTGGAGGGAAATCCACAGGTCTGCAGTGTGAGGAGGAGCTCAGCTAGCTTGAGCAAGGACTGGAGGGTCCTgtgcctggctgagcctggggcaCTCACCATGAATAAAGGCTCAATTCTTAAGTTTACCTTATCTCATATATTTAGAAAACAGTGgttcagttggaagggactttaaacagTCATCTGGTCCAAGTGCCCTCTGTGCCTGAAGCTGCCCTTTTCCCTTTAAGAATCAATTATTGAAATTCCAGTTCTGGATCAGCCTTCATCAATGATGATGACACAGTTGATAGCTGATAAATGAGGAGATATCCCAGATCTCTCCTTGTCTTTTGCAAACGCAGCTTTGCTGTCTGAGCCCATTCCTctccctcctgcaccagcagagtGGGAATTCACTTgctgtcacccatgaccctgtTTAGGGTGAGACAGAATCAGGCAGAGCTGTGTGCTGTGGTTTTTGCTGCCCTTTTTAAGTGCCACCATATTAATGCAGTGGTGAGGGGAGGCAGCTCAGCTGAGAACTGCAGCAGGAGCACCCAGAGGTGCTGTGAGAGGCAGGGAGTGCTGTGGATCCTACTGGGAGAGCTCCTGTGCCTGCAGCCCATCCtgagcacagcaggagctgctgcaaggCAGTGTCCTGAGAAGTATTTTTGCAGCACAGACACATTGTGCCTCCAGTGTCAGCAGCAAAGTCAGTGCTCCTCTAAGAGTTCTATTTATTAGTTTTCATTGGATATTGCCTAtccttgttttccagtgaaactaCAAAATGTGTTGTCTCCATATAAGTCAGAAATGGGACTGCCTATTAACTATTCAATGGCTATTACTTTTCAACTTTCAAATGAGAAAGTAAGCACTAGTATCGTTCTCACAATTTTATGAGCATAAAAATGAATTCATTAGCAGAATCTGATTATGGCTTCATAAAACAGAAGGGTAATGATATGGTGCCTGCACCTATTACACTTGGTTAAAAATTGTGTTTTCATGGCCTCCAAAAACCCTGATTGAGAGTGCAGCCTTGTTAAACTAAGTACAATCCAATGTTTAGCAGAAAGTCTGATATTACTGCACTAAGGAAACACAAACCAAACAGCAACAAACAAGGTGGCTTCAATGAATAGCTCCTGTCCCAAGTTAAACCTTGATTGCTCTGAAAGTGTCTCTAGGCTCACCCACAGTTTTATGATTAGAGAAATAATTGTTCTTCTGTAACTCTGGATTTTACTGTAAGCTTGGGTGATGTAATTAGAAGCTGTAGGCTTTGTTCCTAGATGTAGAAATCTCAGTCTAGCTGTTTGCACTGTGTTTATCACCCAGTGTCTACAAGCACCTGCAGTGGTACTTGTGGCACACTCTTGTCTTGGATCCTGGGAATACTCTGTGCTTTGCACTCATCTCAAGGCAAGGACAGCTTGCATTTGATTTGGCATCCATCTGTGATGTTTCTTGTGAGCTGGAGTCTGTGTTGCTAAGCAATGCAGGCTCTTCTCTAGCAGGCGTGAGCTTCTGTTTCTGCAACTTCAGGGCTTTTGGAATGAAActagaattttaaaataaacagaCACCTTGTCATTTGGTAAATAAATTTTCAAGATCAGCTATGTTTATAGTTGGAATGTGCTAAGGTAATGCCTCTGTTGCCTAATCAGTTGTGGGTAGGATTGCATTCTTGTTGACTGTTTCCACATGCATTGCTTTCCTCTGAGTGATGTCAGCTCTAATTAAATGTGCATCTGACTCCAAAGCTGGAGCAGTAGCAGAGCTTCAGAAGGGCTTGGAAGACACCTCCAAAGCAAACTGGAAGAGCAGCAAAACTGCACAAGATGAGTGCAGAGCTTTTACAAAAATGTGTGAAACAGGCAGGTTTTAAGTGACAGTTCAAGGCTATGAAAGCCAGGGGAGAAGTGGGGATTGCAATAAGGGAGTCAGAATTAAATCTTGTGCCTCACTGCTGTGGGCTTATTGCTCTGTGGTCCAAGGCTTCAGTCTTACAGCAGAGATATTCCAAGGCTGTGGAGGGGGGCCCTGAATGTCAATGACTGGCCCCCACGAAGTAATTACAATTCATAATCTTCCTCTTCAGTATCCATCCCACAAAACCTTCCTAGTGACAAACCTTAATGAATATGGTGGAACCTGTGTTACTAAAGCATGGCAGAATTGATGGTTGGAGTAGAATGGCAAATGTTTGACACTTCCTAAGTCTCTGGCACAGCTCTAGAAGCAATTTGTTGATGTGGTGCTGTGTAGGAAACACAAGCTATGTTCAGATGGAGTCACATGGGCTGCATGTAACATGCTTCAGGCTATGTTTTCTTGCCTAATTTCCTAAAGGAGATGACAATGCTATTCCTCTGTGTCTGTAGCCTGGAAGGGGGGAAGAGATGCAAGTTAGTGACCCTTTTTGGAGAGAAAACATGTAATTAGAATAATAGAGCTGTGTTTTCACCCACCTACTCCTCTGCATGGCACATgatggcagcaggcagggcagggtgtgcagcTGTCTGAGCCACGCAGGGACAGACTGAGGGGACAGAAGGGGACCAGGGGCTGGGGGAACACTGGTGGGGTCAGTGGGAGAGATGGGAGTGGAAGCAATGAGATGGGAAGAAGTCAGAAAGAATAGGGGCAAAAATAAAGAATGAAAAAGTGAGGTGGGTTAGTCCTAGAGTGGGTTCCTCCATGAAACAATTTGTGTTGGGATCAAATAGGAAGGGCAGTAAGGtgaattttcatttgtttttagtgtttttcttttaatgttcTCAGTTTCAGGCTAAAATGTTGCTTTTGACTTTTTTCAGGTCTTGATTTTATCCGGGCTGAAGGGTTTGTGTTTTCTCATGTGGCTGATGAAGGGATTATAAATGCCTGTGCAGGTGACCTGCTACGATACAGAAAACACATTGGAGCAGACAACATTCAGATTTTTGCTGATATTAAAAAGAAGCATAGGTAAATACAAGCTAAATTTTATGTAAATATGAATGCAATAACGATCttatattttttccattttctggggttttttttaatgtcaatTTTCTTCCAGGAAAGTTAATCATATGGGGAGAAATTTTTAAGCACAGACTTGCAGTGCTGTAAgggtataaatttaaaaataagtttGCAGCTGCAAGTTGCTTTATCTGTGATGTTTGTAGTTATTTAACCTTCAGGTTTTCAGTATGCCAGCTATGAAAGCCTTGCATCTGGTATTGAGACTTTATATGCATGTGTAAATGTCTATTATGTTTAAAGAAGTTTTGTTTCTGAAAGTTAGGTATCCAAGGTATTATTTTTTAGTTATGAGGGCAGTTGCCATATAAAAGCATCCAAGTGATCGTAGTTTGGCATTTTAAGAagctcttctctttcttctctttcctgccaATAATTCTGATTCCTGCTACTTAAATCAGTGCTGTCTATGTAAGGGTTATGTTCTGTGATTATCAAACAGAAGGAACTTATGACAGATAAATCCAGTTTCTTTTCTGCTTATACTTTATCTTACCTGTCACATGGTACTTTCAGCTATTTAGATGTCACTCTTtgcatttgttgtttttttccccccacagaagaACTGCTCAAGTGCTATGTATTATACATGCTAAATAACCTAATTAAAATGTTTGTGTGTAGTATGTGAGTAATCATGAGAATAATCAAGTTTGGAAGATCTTAAATATGTAATAAGCAGGTAATAAATTtcaaaagagaaaggaaacaatGCAATGTGGTGGCCAGATGAAGCTTTTCAGGTCCTTTCAGAGCAGTTTCTTTCTGATAATTTTTAACATATATATACAAATGCAAATACGCTGCATTAGACTTTCTGTAAGTGAAATTGCATCATGTCCTTTTTATTTTTAGCCTTGACAATTGATGAATTGATATTTGGATTATACTTCCCATTTTTCAAAGAGTTGGCATTTAAGAAAGGCAAAGAAGTTTTTGTTTCAGGCAGAAACATaaaaggaaatgctgaaggacTTCTTGGTTGAGCTTTTTAATGTAGAAAAGTGCAGCTGCCACTGAGAGCTGCTATGCTCCTGTTCTTTAAATGAGGAGAAACTGTTCTTGTGCCATCAGCACTCAGCAGTGCAACATGTTTGCCATAGCTGTTGTTTTCTGTTTAAATACAGAAAATCCAACAGTGTTGGATGTTCAACCAGCAATGGCTGGAGTTCCTTCCAAGTTTGGGGCCACATAAATTAATAGTTACTATTGCAATAGATTTCAGACCAGGTGTGTCACCCATACATCAAAGCCTGCTGCTGAACAGCTGGGATGCAGGTGTAATTGATGTTTGTAATTGCTGTGCAAGATGATTCCTGTGGTTATATCCTAGGTATTAACTATACTTTCTGTTATTGGACTTGTGGAGGTTGTTGATTCTGCCCTAAGCAACAGGATCTGATTTATGAATGAGGGCACATCCACAACTCCCACTTGAAGTCAGAGAGCTCTGTGTGCTCAACACTTGTGAAATACAGGTGCTTGACATGTAAGCAGCTGTCTCAATTGACACTTGGTGGTTCACACTTAGCACTCACTCTCTAGAACCAGGAGCAATGACAGATCAACGAAGGGAAAGGTTGGTTTTTCACTCGTGCTCAGGTGGCAGTGTCACCTGCTGGCAGTGTCACCTGCTGGCAGTGTGAAGGTGCACACTGCTAAAGCAGCCCCTGGGGGTTCTGGCAGCAGGAGGGTGGGGGCAcagggtgtgtgtccctgggcgTGTGTGACGGGCCGTGTGTCCCTGGCGTGTGTGACAGGCCGTGTCCCTGGTGTGTCCCTGGCGTGTGTGACAGGCCGTGTCCCTGGTGTGTCCCTGGGGTGTGACGGGCCGTGTGTCCCTGGCATGTGacaggctgtgtccctgcagtgctcaCGCCCTCACGGCCGATGTCAGCGTGGCGCAGACGGCGAGCGCGGCCCAGCTGTTCCTGGCCGACGGCGTGGTGCTCACTGGCACGGCCACCGGGCACCCCACGGACCCCCAGCAGCTGCAAGGTGAGCCTGGGCACCAGGGAGGGGGCAGGAGCCAGGTGAGCCAGGGCAGCACAGACAGGGCAGCTGCCAGGTGAGCTGGGGCACCCAGCTGGGCACCAGGGAGGGGAGATGCTAGGGTCAAGGAACTCTCTGTGGTATCACCAAAGGGATATCAGGACAGACAAAGGTGATACAGAGGCTCCATCATCTGAAGGCATGAAAAAGGCACTTTATTATTTGAAATGCACAGTTCTTACAGAAACAAGAGCTGTTTCTGGTGGAGCTAAGATTGGCCTTTAGGAATCTTCTCTCACCTATTGGTCAAGAAGGGACAGCTCCTTCTTGTAAACATCTTTGCCAAACAGAGATTGCCTGCCAGGTGCGAAGattgagataataattgttttaattctttctctgagctttctcacagcttcccacaggaaaatcctgggagagctatgcctctctctgttcagaggttATGTGATACCACACTGTGGGGTTTGATTTGATCAGAATGGTCATATTTGAGGTGTTACTTAGATGGGCTGTGGCATGTTTCTATACAACAGTTTGGCAGGGCAAAAATGATAATTATTCCAAGCTTTTATAATGCTGAGTGATGCTGAGGCTGAAAGAAAATACTATTTCATTTGTAAAAAGCCCTAATATAAGAAAAAGTCCCTTTATAACCCTAGAAAACTAGCTATACTAGAACTAGCCATATTAAACTAACTAGCTAACCATAAATCTTTCCATTGAAGAGCTCAGtgtttttatctttcacagtGAAAATGGAATTCCTTCAAGAAAGGGGGCATTTTGATAAGGCAGCATTCCAAACATTAATACCAGGGAAAGTAGTACTTGGAAGATTTTCAGAAAGAATACAAATTCTTTGGTAGACAGGAAGATATTAacatcaaaataatttttaaatagtgTGGACTTGTGTCAAGGGAGACTCATTTGACCTATGAGTTCTGACCTTTGCAGAAGTGCTGTGATTCTTGATATTTTTATATTAGCATCAGTTTGGGCTGTGTTCATGAAACAGTATTGCTCCCATGCTAGAATTAAAGTTCTGTCATGGGGGCATTTAGTTTTCATCACTAGTTTTAATTTAGATCAATGGCTTGAATTTGAATGTCTCACCACATAAAatagaatgtgtattttttaggTTTTACTTTACCTAAAATGTTGTAACTTGGCATGTTTTGTAGTTCCAGTGCACTGTATTGTATTCAACTTAAGTTAGGAGATCAGCATGAAAAACATATTTTACCTGTCAGAGATAACCTGGACCTCAGCAGGTTGTATTTGTATCTTTTGAAACAACATAAAATCATTGTGTTTTCAGAGCTTTATGTATATCACACATGCTTAAGAGCGTTTAAAATGAATGTTGAACTTGTCAAAATGGTTCTTATTTCATACATAATAAACTTTTTgctaaaaaaattacaaattgcTATGCCTCAGTCACCAATGCTAAAAAGAAAATGATGGCTTGGTGTGAACACTGAGCCTCTTGAATTAGCTGGGTCTTTTGGTACAGCAAATCAGAAATTATACAGGTGGAACAGGTGATACTGGAAGCTATCTATGCCTGCTTTAGAGACTACAAAATTTTCTTAATCTAGAGATCCATCCCTGTTTGCACTTAATGTCTCCACTGTTATTAATGCAGAtcaaataactttaaaaaaatatttgataTGTCTGGGAAAAATCCTAGGTTAAATTCTGCTTCATGTATGCACATGCAGCCTCCATTGATTTACAGCATCAGGGAGCAAAACCTGACCTGTAGGCCCAGAGGTTTTTTGTCACAGGACCCCAACCAGACAGAACCATAGCTTCTGCTTTTCTTTCATGTGAA
This window contains:
- the LOC134424163 gene encoding uncharacterized protein F13E9.13, mitochondrial-like; this translates as MQRPGLFGRLRAAVIGMVHVGALPGTPRSSLPLTQIIDQACQEAGVYKDAGVDGLILENMHDVPYTVSPGPEVTAAMAVIGAAVRQSCPHVPLGVQVLCAANQQAIAIALAAGLDFIRAEGFVFSHVADEGIINACAGDLLRYRKHIGADNIQIFADIKKKHSAHALTADVSVAQTASAAQLFLADGVVLTGTATGHPTDPQQLQEVKQAVKIPVLVGSGVTLENVRNYLDADALIIGSYFKKEGYWANAVDPDRVKKFMEHISKLRE